In Elusimicrobiota bacterium, a genomic segment contains:
- a CDS encoding TonB family protein has translation MPNNLLGGLRPYLGGSLALHGLLLCAFLILVNFRPSSRPSSVYTIDFVGPTAAILSSTGGETAAKTTAAEISASPKLGPQAEINEFSKPRRRIPAALPRPSLLRGYQAPTRPAEESAQSQPAAATGEAGPAGEAGIATDMPNFPYPWYITQVRAALWRIWSSRMPKDPGEALVVFSILSDGGIADLRTESSSGDATFDLAALSTAQDGAPYPPLPQGFSEPFLKIHVTLKSF, from the coding sequence ATGCCGAATAATCTCCTGGGCGGCCTCAGGCCTTATCTCGGAGGTTCTCTCGCCCTACACGGCCTTCTTCTCTGCGCCTTCCTGATTCTGGTAAACTTCAGGCCCTCCAGCCGCCCCTCCTCGGTGTACACCATCGATTTCGTCGGCCCCACGGCCGCCATCCTAAGCTCGACGGGGGGGGAAACCGCCGCCAAAACCACGGCGGCGGAGATCTCGGCGTCCCCCAAGCTCGGCCCCCAAGCGGAGATCAACGAGTTTTCAAAGCCGCGGCGAAGGATCCCGGCGGCTTTGCCGAGGCCGAGCCTCCTGCGCGGCTACCAGGCCCCGACCCGGCCCGCAGAAGAATCCGCGCAGAGCCAGCCCGCGGCCGCGACCGGGGAGGCGGGCCCGGCCGGGGAAGCCGGGATCGCCACCGACATGCCCAACTTCCCCTACCCGTGGTACATTACCCAGGTCCGGGCCGCGCTTTGGCGGATATGGTCGAGCCGCATGCCCAAGGATCCGGGAGAGGCCCTCGTCGTCTTCTCGATCCTCTCCGATGGGGGCATCGCGGACCTTCGCACCGAGTCGAGCTCCGGGGACGCGACCTTCGACTTGGCCGCGCTCTCGACCGCGCAGGACGGGGCCCCCTACCCGCCGCTGCCGCAGGGCTTCTCGGAGCCCTTCCTCAAGATCCACGTGACCTTGAAGTCATTCTGA